The Prosthecobacter algae genome has a segment encoding these proteins:
- a CDS encoding two-component system sensor histidine kinase NtrB: protein MRSAFIDKLLKKMDRLEPSEVQSVVLELMKEKGFLEKTFQALQEGVILLDPEGRVTYVNSAACQLFGLKAEQVIGQKLTQGMRGLDWSELLKPGTVVSRDLEIFYPENRYLNFYITSIDDDQPIGFVMLIRDVTETRKRTEEQIESERLNAFTLLAAGVAHELGNPLNSLTIHLQLLERRLKKMGKPGEPLREHLDVATGEIKRMDGIISQFLAAIRPTKPQLQKVLISELLQESLRFLKPDLDQAKVKVRLDLRADMPAMPLDADQMKQAMYNLIRNACQAMPQGGSLTIHGSYTDFEVRLSFEDSGRGISPEQMGKLFQPFSTTRATGTGLGLLIVRRIVREHGGEIDIESRAGKGTRVSLWLPLVERKVRLLEAGPEIPSDKHS from the coding sequence ATGAGATCTGCCTTCATCGACAAGCTTCTGAAAAAAATGGACCGCCTGGAGCCTTCCGAGGTGCAGAGCGTGGTTCTGGAACTGATGAAGGAGAAAGGTTTTTTGGAGAAGACCTTTCAGGCTTTGCAGGAGGGCGTCATCCTCTTGGACCCGGAAGGGCGTGTGACTTACGTCAACAGTGCTGCCTGCCAGCTTTTCGGCCTTAAGGCGGAGCAGGTGATCGGGCAAAAGCTCACTCAGGGCATGCGCGGGCTGGATTGGTCGGAACTGCTGAAGCCGGGCACCGTAGTCAGCCGGGATCTGGAGATTTTCTACCCGGAAAACCGTTACCTGAATTTCTACATCACTAGCATAGATGACGACCAGCCTATCGGTTTTGTGATGCTCATCCGGGATGTGACAGAGACGCGCAAGCGCACCGAGGAGCAGATCGAGAGCGAAAGGCTCAATGCCTTTACCCTGCTGGCGGCGGGGGTGGCCCATGAATTGGGAAATCCGCTCAATTCCCTCACCATCCATCTGCAACTGCTTGAGCGGAGGCTGAAAAAAATGGGCAAGCCAGGGGAGCCGCTGCGCGAGCACCTGGATGTGGCCACGGGTGAGATCAAGCGCATGGACGGCATCATCAGCCAGTTCCTGGCCGCCATCCGCCCCACCAAGCCCCAGCTTCAAAAGGTACTGATTTCCGAGTTGCTGCAAGAGAGCCTACGCTTTCTGAAGCCGGATCTGGACCAGGCAAAGGTCAAAGTGCGGCTGGATCTGCGGGCTGACATGCCGGCCATGCCTCTGGATGCTGACCAGATGAAGCAGGCGATGTACAACCTCATTCGCAACGCCTGCCAGGCCATGCCCCAGGGGGGCAGCCTGACGATCCATGGCAGCTACACGGATTTTGAGGTGAGGCTCAGTTTTGAAGACAGCGGCAGGGGCATCAGCCCAGAGCAGATGGGCAAGCTGTTCCAGCCTTTCTCCACGACTCGTGCGACTGGTACCGGGCTCGGCCTACTCATCGTCCGCCGCATCGTCCGTGAGCATGGCGGTGAGATTGACATTGAAAGCCGCGCCGGCAAAGGCACGCGGGTGAGCCTGTGGCTGCCGCTGGTGGAGCGAAAAGTGAGGCTGCTGGAGGCAGGCCCCGAAATTCCAAGTGACAAACATTCATGA
- the cutA gene encoding divalent-cation tolerance protein CutA, protein MTDILLVLSTFPDLEKARQIGTKLVESQLAACVNLCPGLTSIYRWKGAVETGAEVLAIFKTTSTTYPAMEQRLRELHPYEVPEIVAIPAGHASAAYAQWVAAEVLSPA, encoded by the coding sequence ATGACGGACATACTGCTGGTCTTATCTACGTTTCCTGATCTTGAAAAAGCGCGTCAGATTGGCACAAAGCTAGTTGAATCGCAACTGGCGGCTTGTGTCAATCTGTGTCCAGGCCTGACCTCCATCTACCGATGGAAAGGCGCAGTGGAAACGGGCGCTGAAGTATTGGCCATCTTCAAGACCACCTCCACCACCTATCCTGCCATGGAGCAACGCCTGCGTGAACTGCATCCCTACGAGGTGCCAGAGATCGTGGCCATCCCCGCCGGGCACGCTTCAGCGGCGTATGCCCAGTGGGTGGCGGCAGAAGTGCTCAGCCCAGCCTGA